The Paenibacillus sp. FSL R7-0345 DNA segment TCGCCTGCGAACGGGGCTACAGGTGTAGCTACCGGGACTAATCTTGTAGTTACCTTCAGTGAGGATGTACAAAAGGCAACCGGCAATATTGAGCTGTATAACAGCACGAATGTCACTGCCCAGCCAGTGGTCATTCCGGTCACTTCCCAGAATGTAAACATTGAAGGCAACGTGGTGACGATCAATCCGGATGATAATCTGGACTTCGGTTCAGGCTACTACGTTCATATTGCGGACAATGCATTCAAAGATACAGCAGGCAATGCTTATGCTGGTATCACGAACAATACAACCTGGAAATTTACTACGATTGGCGCACCGCCGACTGTAAGCCTGTATTCGCCTGTGAGCGGAGCAACAGGTGTTGCTAAAGATGCTAATCTGGTGCTTACGTTCAGCGAAAATGTAACGAAGGCCGATGGCAACATTAAGATTTTCAACAGTGCGGATAGCGTTAATCCGGTAATGACGATTTCTGTCAATACCCCGTTTGTAGCGGTCAAAGACAATGTGGTGACAGTTGATCTGCCGAATGATTTGGCCTACAGCTCTACCTACTTTGTACAAATCGAGTCTGGCGCATTCAAAGGTGCCGGAGGCAGCTACTTTGCCGGTATCTCTGACAGTACAACCTGGAAGTTTACAACTGTTGCTGCACCGGATACGACTGCTCCAACAGTAAGTGCATTTTCACCTGAGAACGGGTCAGCGGATGTAGCGGTTGAAACGAACCTGACGCTTACCTTCAGTGAGAATGTAGTGGCGGGTGAAGGTAACATTGTAATCTACAACAGTGCGAACAACACACCGGTAGCTACAATTTCCGCCCAGGATGCTGTCATTCTGGATAACGTAGTAACCATTAATCCGGCTAATGATCTGGGCTATGCTGCAAGTTACTATGTAAGAGTCGGATCTGGTGCATTCAAAGACACGGCAGGCAACAGCTATGCCGGCATCACGAATAACACGGCCTGGCAGTTTACAACAACAGCTGTACCTGATAGAACCTCGCCAACGGTAAGCACATATGCGCCGGAGTCCTGGGCAACTGAAGTAGCAACAAGCGCTAATCTGGCTCTTACGTTCAGTGAGAATGTAGTGAAGTCAGATGGCCGCATTGAGATTTTCAAAAGCACGGATGAAATGAATCCGGTTGTGACTATTCCGGCTAATTCCGGTAATGTCACGATCCAGAATAACGTAGTTACGATTAATCCGGTTAACGATCTCGAATATGGCACAAGTTATTTTGTACGGATTACTGAAGGAGCCTTTAAAGATTTGGCAGGCAATAGCTTTGCCGGTATCACCGGTATTACAGCCTGGCGGTTTATGACCACGAGCCTGCCGGATACAGCAGCTCCGTTAGTAACAGCCTTCAGTCCGGCAGATAATGCGGTCAATGTACCTGTCTCAACTGCGCTTACACTAAGCTTTAATGAGAATGTAACCGCCGGAGATGCAGAGATCGTGATTATGAATGCGGCAACTGATTCGGCTGTAACGGCGATTAAAGCAAATAACACAGCTCTTGTCAGCATCACAAACGCAACTGTAACGATTAAAACAAGCGGTCTGCTGGTGCAAGGAGGCAGCTATTATGTAGTGGTTCAGCCTGACGCCTTTAAGGATGAGGCAGGCAACAGCTTCGCTGGCTTTGCGGATAAAGCTGTCTGGAACTTCTCAACTGTTCCTGTGCCGGTCACACCAGATCCGGAACCGGCAAATCCCGGACCTTCAACGCCTGCAGCACCAGCACCTAGTGTTCCGTCTTCCTCGACAGAAACAATTTCTGCGAACGTTGAGAATGGTGCAGCACAAGGTTCAACAGTGTCATCCGTTGCCATCACCCGCACAAAGGATGCAAGCGGCGTGAAAAAGGATGAGCTGACGTTCACTCCGGAACAAGTGCTCCGGGCAATCAATGAGCTTAAGGCTGCCGGCTCCAATACGGCCAGAATCTTTGTTCCTGATGCAAACGATGAGGTTGCAGAAACGAAAGTCACCATTCCTGCAGCTTCCGGCAAACAAATTGCCGATAATCAGATCAATCTGGACCTCTTCACTGTGAATGCAGAAGTGAAGGTACCAGGCAGCTCCCTGATTAATTTTGTGTCAGATGTTTACTTCCATCTGGTACCGCTGAAATCACAGCAGCAGATTTCTGATGCGGAAGCCCGGGCGAGAACAGAGATTCAAAACTTGGCCAGGGGCGAGCTTGTTACGCTGGTGAGCCGCCCAATCAAGATTGATACTAACCTGCAGAACCGTCCTGTAACGCTCGTTCTGCCGATTAACAGCGCTTCGTTAACACCGGCAGAGCTTCAGCAGCTGGCAGTATATATTGAGCACAGCGACGGAACTAAAGAACTGGCCAAGGGTGAAATTGTACCCTACGGTCAAACCGGTAAGTCAGGAATTCAATTTAATGTAAACAAGTTCAGCACATTTACAGTCGTTCTTGCACAAGCGCCTGCGGTAGAAGTGAAGGCTTATATGACAGGTTATGCTGACGGTACCTTCAAGCCTGGCCAAAGTATTACCCGTGCAGAAATTGCCAGCATCATTGCCCGTACCTTTAACCAGTCAGCGGCTATTTCCGGCGCTGCTTACACTGATATTGCTGCCGGACACTGGGCGGCAAACGCAATTAATCAGGTGAGCGCTAGCGGAATCATGAAAGGTTATGAAGACGGCAGCTTCAAGCCAAATCAGACGATCACAAGAGCCGAAATGGCGACGATTCTGTCCCGTCTGATTACGGGTGCTCAAGGAAATGGGGTTAACTTCAGCGATATTGCCGGCCACTGGGCACAGGCAGCTGTAAAAGTGACAGCTGAGGCGGGTATTATCACCGGTTATGA contains these protein-coding regions:
- a CDS encoding Ig-like domain-containing protein; the protein is MISLLLTGAFPVYALPVETVPASWENISPLPSGNKANGVTIGAGTVVVVGEGGSIGTLSNSTTWAIRNSGVADDLNDIINAGTGVNAKFVAVGDNGTVITSTNGTSWTPQTTGINDDLNAIVYGGGRLVAVGDSGKVITSSDDGVTWFAPASGVNVDLNAVVYGDSKFVAVGDNGTILHFSEGSAWAKQESGSDKDLNGISYGGNVFVAAGAEGEILSAPNALGTWTKGTSGVTSNLNSVSFNSNRFFIAGDSGKLLYSGDGTTGWNGSVSVAGTTDNLLKIKATDAGYYIIGSEGAIFFATKSTNGVSNWEKFSSPTPSALKTITFANSTYITAGTDGLIGTSTDGRVWTKVVSGTTGDINSIAYGSGKFVTVGANGQTLTSSNNGTSWSAGTSVDSTTLNGIVYGGNLFVAVGNSGKIVTSADGVNWTKVTDSKTVSHLNAVAYGNNKYVAVGSDGTVVSSLNGTEWKAEVSKADSKLLNDISYGSDKFMAVGVSGKVLASPDSTKGAAYTADPQVNLNGVASGNSLFMAAGDNGYVYYSNDAGQNWHLDTSGTTKTLNAIGYFAGLNRFIAVGDSGTMIMSKPVVNTPQVIGLSPEHSETNVEIDADLTLTFNQKVKAANGKIYIHSISDATPAETVLVEEIPANDSRVTVVNNEVTVNPEKDLVNGTEYEVTVEANAFYDESQSTGNQAIESGSWRFKTVAAVDTAAPIAETYSPENGATGVARDAVLTLTFDEKVTADNGFIKIFKSANGVTEEVDTILATTEEKVSVSGKTVTITPYNLFEYDATYYVNIDSGAFRDEAGNGYAGISDSTTWSFKTIEEPDTTPPAVSTLSPANGATGVATGTNLVVTFSEDVQKATGNIELYNSTNVTAQPVVIPVTSQNVNIEGNVVTINPDDNLDFGSGYYVHIADNAFKDTAGNAYAGITNNTTWKFTTIGAPPTVSLYSPVSGATGVAKDANLVLTFSENVTKADGNIKIFNSADSVNPVMTISVNTPFVAVKDNVVTVDLPNDLAYSSTYFVQIESGAFKGAGGSYFAGISDSTTWKFTTVAAPDTTAPTVSAFSPENGSADVAVETNLTLTFSENVVAGEGNIVIYNSANNTPVATISAQDAVILDNVVTINPANDLGYAASYYVRVGSGAFKDTAGNSYAGITNNTAWQFTTTAVPDRTSPTVSTYAPESWATEVATSANLALTFSENVVKSDGRIEIFKSTDEMNPVVTIPANSGNVTIQNNVVTINPVNDLEYGTSYFVRITEGAFKDLAGNSFAGITGITAWRFMTTSLPDTAAPLVTAFSPADNAVNVPVSTALTLSFNENVTAGDAEIVIMNAATDSAVTAIKANNTALVSITNATVTIKTSGLLVQGGSYYVVVQPDAFKDEAGNSFAGFADKAVWNFSTVPVPVTPDPEPANPGPSTPAAPAPSVPSSSTETISANVENGAAQGSTVSSVAITRTKDASGVKKDELTFTPEQVLRAINELKAAGSNTARIFVPDANDEVAETKVTIPAASGKQIADNQINLDLFTVNAEVKVPGSSLINFVSDVYFHLVPLKSQQQISDAEARARTEIQNLARGELVTLVSRPIKIDTNLQNRPVTLVLPINSASLTPAELQQLAVYIEHSDGTKELAKGEIVPYGQTGKSGIQFNVNKFSTFTVVLAQAPAVEVKAYMTGYADGTFKPGQSITRAEIASIIARTFNQSAAISGAAYTDIAAGHWAANAINQVSASGIMKGYEDGSFKPNQTITRAEMATILSRLITGAQGNGVNFSDIAGHWAQAAVKVTAEAGIITGYEDGTFRPNQSLTRAETVTIINRALGIAPLTSAAQKWTDVPAQYWAYGSIQAASVDHTAE